A stretch of the Flavobacterium sp. 5 genome encodes the following:
- the rplQ gene encoding 50S ribosomal protein L17: MRHGKKFNHLSRQTAHRSSMLANMACSLIEHKRINTTVAKAKALKQFVEPLITKSKSDTTHNRRIVFAYLRSKYAVTDLFRDVAAKVGDRPGGYTRIIKVGNRLGDNADMAMIELVDFNELYNGGKKEVTKAKSRRGGKAKKADAATEAPAAEAEPTTDAAE; this comes from the coding sequence ATGAGACACGGAAAAAAATTCAATCACTTAAGCAGACAGACAGCTCATAGAAGTTCTATGTTAGCTAATATGGCTTGTTCTCTTATCGAGCACAAACGTATTAATACTACTGTTGCTAAAGCTAAAGCGCTTAAACAATTCGTTGAGCCGCTTATAACAAAATCAAAATCTGATACTACTCACAATCGTCGTATCGTTTTTGCTTACCTACGTAGTAAATATGCAGTAACTGACTTGTTCAGAGATGTAGCTGCTAAAGTAGGTGACCGTCCAGGTGGATACACTCGTATCATTAAAGTTGGAAATCGTTTAGGAGATAATGCTGATATGGCAATGATCGAATTAGTAGATTTCAATGAACTTTACAACGGAGGTAAAAAAGAAGTTACAAAAGCAAAAAGCCGTCGTGGTGGAAAAGCTAAAAAAGCGGATGCAGCTACTGAAGCTCCAGCTGCTGAAGCGGAACCTACAACTGACGCAGCTGAATAA
- the carA gene encoding glutamine-hydrolyzing carbamoyl-phosphate synthase small subunit yields MKYTTRKSAILLLSDGTIFHGKSIGITGKTFGEVCFNTGMTGYQEIFTDPSYFGQLMVATNAHIGNYGVNDKEVESNSIKIAGLVCKNFSFNYSRADSSGSLEDYFAKQNLICISDVDTRALVSYIRDNGAMNAVICTDDTPIEELKALLAEVPDMKGLELASKVSTLEPYFYGNENATYKIAALDLGIKENILRNLAKRDCYIKVFPYNTSYSELASFNPDGFFLSNGPGDPDPLESAIEVAKEILQNNKPLFGICLGHQVIALANGVSTYKMFNGHRGINHPVKNIITGKGEITSQNHGFAVNKEELDQHPDLEITHLHLNDGTVAGMRMKNKNCFSVQYHPEASPGPHDSSYLFDQFIENIKSV; encoded by the coding sequence ATGAAATATACAACACGAAAAAGCGCTATTCTTTTATTAAGTGACGGAACTATATTCCACGGTAAATCAATTGGAATCACTGGAAAAACATTTGGTGAAGTTTGTTTTAATACCGGTATGACTGGATATCAGGAGATTTTTACAGATCCGTCTTATTTTGGTCAATTAATGGTTGCTACAAATGCTCATATTGGAAATTATGGGGTAAATGATAAAGAAGTTGAATCTAATAGCATTAAAATTGCAGGTTTAGTTTGTAAAAATTTCAGCTTTAATTATTCAAGAGCTGATTCATCAGGGAGTTTGGAAGATTATTTCGCTAAACAAAATTTGATTTGTATTTCTGATGTTGATACACGTGCGCTGGTAAGTTATATACGTGATAATGGAGCTATGAATGCTGTTATTTGTACTGATGATACTCCTATAGAAGAATTAAAAGCATTATTGGCTGAAGTTCCAGATATGAAAGGATTGGAATTAGCTTCTAAAGTGTCTACATTAGAGCCTTATTTTTATGGAAATGAAAATGCTACGTATAAAATTGCTGCTTTAGATTTAGGAATAAAAGAAAACATTCTTAGAAATTTGGCAAAAAGAGACTGTTACATTAAAGTTTTCCCTTATAACACATCTTATTCCGAATTGGCTTCTTTTAACCCAGATGGTTTTTTCTTATCTAACGGTCCTGGAGATCCAGATCCATTGGAAAGTGCAATAGAAGTTGCTAAAGAGATACTTCAAAATAATAAACCTTTGTTTGGTATTTGTTTAGGTCACCAAGTTATTGCTTTGGCAAATGGTGTTTCGACATATAAAATGTTCAATGGTCATAGAGGTATTAATCATCCTGTGAAAAATATAATTACGGGCAAAGGAGAAATTACTTCTCAAAATCATGGTTTTGCTGTGAACAAAGAAGAATTAGATCAACACCCTGATTTAGAAATTACACATTTGCATTTGAATGACGGAACAGTTGCAGGAATGCGAATGAAAAATAAGAATTGTTTTTCTGTGCAATATCACCCTGAAGCAAGCCCTGGGCCGCACGATTCTTCTTATCTTTTTGATCAGTTTATAGAAAATATCAAATCTGTATAA